The following coding sequences lie in one Lelliottia jeotgali genomic window:
- a CDS encoding Transcriptional regulator, LacI family, with protein MDGMAAGRLLLNSLVVFAPQRAFDERSDIFYYRVIQSVSKGLASHEVRLRYCALEENDSDAQLFLARMNETDTQAAILLGIDDPHIHDLAVDIGKPCMLINCRDQRMRLPAVAPDHRAIGERAAEYLFEMGHREVMNVLCLRRYTMELRLAGIRDAWRGHNLKFNDKRDLLVVPSFSAKETEQQVSEWLSQMAEKALPTAFLVGGDFMAAGTISALQKHGLRVPQDVSVMSIDGFNLAAIQDVPLTAVHVPRDELGTEAVHMLQQRLMRPDAPVGTLLLNGTLTVRESVRRIRQGKRRTAVEREGLYDA; from the coding sequence ATGGACGGTATGGCCGCTGGACGTTTGTTGCTCAACAGCCTGGTGGTCTTCGCCCCGCAGCGCGCGTTTGACGAGCGGTCTGATATCTTTTACTACCGCGTGATCCAGAGTGTCAGCAAAGGACTGGCTTCGCACGAAGTTCGGCTTCGCTATTGCGCACTGGAAGAAAACGACAGTGACGCGCAGCTGTTCCTCGCGCGAATGAATGAAACCGACACCCAGGCGGCGATTCTGCTCGGCATCGACGATCCGCATATTCACGATCTGGCCGTCGATATTGGCAAGCCCTGTATGCTGATTAACTGCCGGGACCAGCGGATGCGCCTGCCGGCCGTGGCGCCAGACCATCGCGCGATTGGCGAGCGGGCGGCAGAGTATTTGTTCGAGATGGGCCATCGCGAGGTGATGAACGTTCTGTGTCTGCGCCGCTACACAATGGAGCTGCGTCTGGCGGGCATCCGCGATGCGTGGCGCGGTCATAATCTGAAGTTTAACGACAAACGCGATCTGTTGGTGGTGCCGAGTTTCAGCGCCAAAGAGACTGAGCAGCAGGTGAGCGAGTGGCTGAGTCAGATGGCGGAAAAAGCGCTGCCGACGGCGTTTTTGGTTGGCGGGGATTTTATGGCGGCAGGCACTATTAGCGCGCTACAAAAGCACGGCCTGCGCGTCCCGCAGGATGTGTCGGTGATGAGTATCGACGGCTTTAATCTGGCCGCGATTCAGGATGTGCCGTTAACGGCAGTACATGTTCCGCGTGATGAGCTGGGAACTGAAGCAGTGCATATGCTCCAGCAAAGGCTGATGCGCCCGGACGCGCCGGTCGGCACGTTGTTGCTGAACGGTACGCTGACGGTGCGGGAGTCGGTACGGCGGATACGTCAGGGGAAACGACGCACCGCCGTGGAGCGGGAGGGGCTTTACGACGCTTAG
- a CDS encoding HMP-PP hydrolase (pyridoxal phosphatase) Cof, giving the protein MTVKVIVTDMDGTFLDDAKQYDRDRFMAQFQQLQARDIEFVVASGNQYYQLISFFPELKEQISFVAENGALVFDHGEQIFHGELTRHESQIVIGELLKDKQLNFVACGLESAYVSKNAPDEFVALMSKHYHRLQRISDYQEIDDVLFKFSLNLPDSDIPDLIDKLHVSLDGIMKPVTSGFGFVDLIIPGLHKANGISRLLKRWNVSPQECVAIGDSGNDAEMLKLVKYSFAMGNAAESIKTISKFNTDDNNHQGALNVIQAVLDNTAPF; this is encoded by the coding sequence ATGACCGTAAAAGTTATCGTCACCGATATGGACGGGACTTTCCTTGATGACGCCAAGCAGTACGATCGTGACCGCTTTATGGCGCAATTTCAGCAGCTTCAGGCCCGCGACATCGAGTTCGTGGTCGCCAGCGGGAATCAGTATTACCAGCTCATCTCCTTCTTCCCGGAACTGAAAGAACAGATCTCCTTCGTGGCGGAAAACGGCGCTCTGGTCTTCGATCATGGCGAGCAAATTTTTCACGGCGAACTGACGCGTCACGAATCTCAGATCGTGATCGGCGAATTACTGAAAGACAAACAGCTCAACTTCGTCGCCTGCGGGCTGGAAAGCGCCTATGTCAGCAAAAACGCGCCGGACGAATTCGTCGCGCTAATGTCGAAGCACTACCACCGCTTACAGCGCATCAGCGATTATCAGGAGATCGACGATGTACTGTTTAAGTTCTCCCTGAACCTGCCGGACAGCGATATCCCTGATCTGATCGATAAACTGCACGTCTCGTTAGACGGCATCATGAAACCGGTCACCAGCGGCTTCGGCTTTGTTGATTTGATCATTCCTGGCCTGCATAAAGCCAACGGGATCAGCCGCCTGCTGAAACGCTGGAATGTCTCTCCGCAGGAGTGCGTGGCGATTGGCGACAGCGGCAACGATGCGGAGATGCTCAAGCTGGTGAAATACTCTTTCGCCATGGGCAATGCGGCGGAAAGCATCAAAACCATCAGCAAATTCAACACCGATGACAATAACCACCAGGGTGCGCTGAACGTCATTCAGGCCGTGCTCGACAATACTGCTCCGTTTTAA
- a CDS encoding Hexuronate transporter yields MSQDINTPVVASKTRRVVKNLRWYVLVLFLLGVTVNYITRNSLGILAPELKESMGITTEQYSWIVGAFQIAYTLFQPLCGWLIDVIGLKIGFMVCAGIWALMCIFHAGANSWLHLAILRFFMGASEAAATPANAKTIGEWFPKSERPVAAGWAGVGFSIGAMLAPPIIYFAHASFGWQGAFMFTGVLALLWVILWWAFYHNPEQHPNLGKDELDYIKQDNEPPAVRLPFLTALKTVSKNKRFYGIAIPAFMAEPAWAVLSFWVPLYLAKEHGMDLKQIAMFAWLPFLAADLGSVVSGYLTRLYTRWFGCTRVNSVVASSVTGAFLMISLAAVAITRDPYITIVLISIGGFGHQIISCMLSALVVESFDKGQMATVNGMRGSAAWIASFLFSLLIGVTADKIGFNPLFIAMGFFDLIGAVFLVAFIAERRAKRA; encoded by the coding sequence ATGAGTCAGGACATTAATACCCCTGTCGTGGCGAGCAAAACCCGCCGCGTCGTGAAGAATCTGCGCTGGTACGTGCTGGTGCTGTTTTTACTGGGCGTCACCGTTAACTACATCACCCGTAACTCGTTAGGTATTCTGGCCCCAGAGCTGAAAGAGAGCATGGGGATCACTACCGAACAGTACTCCTGGATCGTCGGTGCCTTCCAGATTGCTTATACCCTGTTCCAGCCCCTATGCGGCTGGCTGATTGACGTAATTGGCCTGAAGATTGGCTTTATGGTCTGCGCCGGGATTTGGGCGCTGATGTGCATTTTCCACGCCGGGGCAAACAGCTGGCTGCATCTGGCCATCTTGCGCTTCTTTATGGGCGCATCAGAAGCGGCCGCGACTCCGGCGAACGCCAAAACCATTGGCGAATGGTTCCCGAAATCAGAGCGCCCGGTGGCTGCCGGTTGGGCAGGGGTCGGGTTCTCGATTGGGGCGATGCTCGCCCCGCCGATCATCTACTTCGCTCACGCCTCCTTCGGCTGGCAGGGCGCGTTTATGTTTACCGGCGTGCTGGCCCTGCTGTGGGTGATCCTGTGGTGGGCGTTCTACCACAACCCTGAGCAGCACCCGAATCTGGGCAAGGACGAACTGGACTACATCAAGCAAGATAACGAACCGCCTGCCGTGCGACTGCCGTTCCTGACCGCGCTGAAAACCGTATCCAAAAACAAACGCTTTTACGGAATTGCTATTCCCGCCTTTATGGCGGAACCGGCCTGGGCCGTGCTGAGTTTCTGGGTGCCGCTGTATCTAGCGAAAGAGCATGGCATGGACCTGAAACAGATTGCGATGTTCGCCTGGCTGCCGTTCCTCGCCGCCGATCTGGGCAGCGTGGTCAGCGGCTACCTCACCCGCCTCTATACCCGCTGGTTCGGCTGCACCCGAGTGAACTCCGTCGTGGCGAGCTCCGTTACCGGTGCGTTCCTGATGATCTCCCTGGCCGCTGTCGCCATTACCCGCGACCCGTACATCACCATCGTGCTGATCTCCATCGGCGGTTTCGGCCATCAAATTATCTCCTGCATGTTAAGCGCCCTGGTGGTGGAGTCGTTCGATAAAGGCCAAATGGCCACCGTCAACGGTATGCGCGGCTCGGCGGCGTGGATCGCGAGCTTCCTGTTCTCTCTGTTAATTGGTGTGACCGCCGACAAAATCGGCTTCAACCCGCTCTTTATTGCCATGGGTTTCTTTGACCTGATTGGCGCTGTTTTCCTGGTGGCATTTATTGCTGAACGTCGCGCCAAGCGCGCCTGA